One segment of Leeia aquatica DNA contains the following:
- a CDS encoding inorganic diphosphatase translates to MANIDHKPSKYMLNLLHVLPAFAERDSLRLNALIEVSAGSINKYEIITESGQLKLDRVGFSSLAYPATYGCIPCTWDHDGDPLDIVIVNVTEALVPGSLVEARIIGVMKFDDGGEVDDKIIAVLADDKRVDHIKTIDDLGDYWKKENQYYWEHYKDLKKPGTCKVNGFFSPDEAVKIVDECVERYNVEYLPKFAE, encoded by the coding sequence ATGGCCAACATTGACCACAAACCGTCCAAGTACATGCTGAACCTGCTGCACGTTCTGCCGGCTTTTGCCGAGCGTGACAGCCTGCGCCTGAACGCCCTGATCGAAGTCAGCGCCGGCAGCATCAACAAGTACGAAATCATCACCGAGAGCGGCCAGCTGAAGCTGGACCGCGTGGGTTTCTCCTCGCTGGCCTACCCGGCCACCTACGGCTGCATCCCGTGCACCTGGGACCACGACGGCGACCCGCTGGACATCGTGATCGTGAACGTGACCGAAGCCCTGGTGCCGGGCTCGCTGGTGGAAGCCCGCATCATCGGCGTGATGAAGTTTGACGACGGCGGCGAAGTGGACGACAAGATCATCGCCGTACTGGCCGACGACAAGCGCGTGGACCACATCAAGACCATCGACGATCTGGGCGACTACTGGAAGAAAGAAAACCAGTACTATTGGGAACACTACAAAGACCTGAAGAAGCCTGGCACCTGCAAGGTAAACGGCTTCTTCAGCCCGGACGAAGCCGTCAAGATTGTTGACGAATGCGTTGAACGCTACAACGTGGAATACCTGCCGAAGTTCGCCGAGTAA